A section of the Rhizobium sp. SSA_523 genome encodes:
- a CDS encoding trimeric intracellular cation channel family protein, which yields MSLLTLLDYAGVALFAATGALAASRKELDLIGFLFFAAATGVGGGTLRDLVLGQAPVFWVKDPTYLIICVGIGILVFLAAHRVEWRYRLLIWLDAIGLSAYSVMGAAKGLAITGSPTIAIVTGTMTATFGGILRDLIASEPSILLRPEIYVTAALAGAGAFTAAQLLGVPLPYSSAAGIVLAFGLRGGAIHYGWTLPRYRARAGRPADEAMKKKQDQD from the coding sequence ATGAGCCTGTTGACGCTTCTGGATTATGCCGGCGTTGCCCTGTTTGCCGCGACCGGCGCCTTGGCTGCCTCGCGCAAGGAGCTCGACCTGATCGGCTTCCTGTTCTTTGCCGCAGCAACCGGCGTGGGCGGCGGCACCTTGCGCGACCTCGTGCTGGGGCAGGCCCCGGTGTTCTGGGTGAAGGATCCGACCTACCTCATCATCTGCGTCGGCATCGGCATTCTCGTCTTTCTGGCAGCGCACCGGGTCGAATGGCGTTACCGGCTGCTGATCTGGCTCGATGCTATAGGACTGTCTGCCTATAGCGTGATGGGGGCCGCCAAGGGTTTGGCGATCACCGGCTCACCCACCATTGCCATCGTGACCGGGACCATGACCGCCACCTTTGGCGGCATCCTGCGCGATCTGATCGCCAGCGAGCCCTCGATCCTCCTGCGGCCGGAAATCTACGTGACGGCGGCCCTTGCCGGCGCAGGCGCCTTCACGGCCGCGCAACTGCTTGGCGTCCCGCTTCCTTATAGTTCGGCTGCCGGCATTGTGCTTGCCTTCGGACTGCGGGGCGGCGCCATCCATTACGGGTGGACACTGCCGCGATATCGCGCCCGCGCCGGGCGCCCGGCG
- a CDS encoding YdcF family protein, giving the protein MFYISKIAWLLVQPLSLAFLAVALALLALALKLRRLAGGLAFLSALILFMTLYTTSGNLLLQALEDRIPRPAPEPSDISCIIMLGGGIENEVMSARGGIEFNGAADRYTETLRLALAHPQARILVSGGDGSFSGRYRGEAGAAAEFFSAFGIDPQRLIAENTSRNTWENLLNTRERLDAAGLQGCLLVTSAFHMPRAMALFRKAGLTVTPWPVDYRTSGKVTPGFDFTQPSLNAQNSATAVREWLGLIGYSAAGRIDWPF; this is encoded by the coding sequence TTGTTTTACATCTCGAAAATCGCCTGGCTGTTGGTGCAGCCTTTGTCCCTCGCCTTTCTCGCCGTCGCTCTTGCGCTGCTTGCGCTTGCCCTCAAACTGCGCCGTCTGGCGGGCGGCTTGGCCTTTCTCTCCGCCCTCATCCTGTTCATGACTTTGTACACGACGAGCGGCAATCTCCTGCTTCAGGCGCTGGAGGATCGCATTCCCCGCCCCGCACCGGAGCCATCGGACATAAGCTGCATCATCATGCTCGGCGGCGGGATCGAGAACGAGGTGATGAGCGCCAGGGGCGGGATCGAGTTCAACGGGGCGGCCGATCGCTACACCGAGACGCTCCGGCTGGCTCTTGCCCACCCGCAGGCCCGGATCCTGGTCTCCGGCGGAGATGGTTCGTTCAGCGGCCGATATCGCGGCGAAGCAGGCGCGGCGGCGGAGTTCTTCTCCGCCTTCGGCATAGACCCGCAAAGGCTGATCGCGGAAAACACATCCCGCAACACCTGGGAGAACCTGCTGAACACTCGCGAGCGTCTCGATGCCGCGGGGTTGCAGGGCTGTCTCCTGGTGACGTCGGCCTTCCACATGCCCCGGGCCATGGCCCTGTTCCGCAAGGCCGGTCTCACCGTCACCCCCTGGCCGGTCGACTACCGTACCAGCGGCAAGGTTACGCCCGGCTTCGACTTTACCCAGCCATCCTTGAATGCCCAGAACAGCGCGACGGCCGTGCGGGAATGGCTGGGTCTTATCGGTTATTCGGCGGCCGGGCGGATCGACTGGCCGTTCTGA